The proteins below are encoded in one region of Actinomycetota bacterium:
- a CDS encoding DUF4164 domain-containing protein, with protein MAVAWAAIGLLAATLGVLVATLVAAFHNLGAKIDALGARVDGRIDALGARLDARIDALGADLGGRLDRLDMRLDRVESRIDAHVERHAG; from the coding sequence ATGGCGGTGGCGTGGGCGGCGATCGGCTTGCTGGCGGCGACGCTCGGCGTGCTGGTGGCAACGCTGGTCGCGGCGTTTCACAACCTGGGGGCCAAGATCGACGCGCTCGGCGCCAGGGTCGACGGCCGCATCGACGCCTTGGGCGCCCGCTTGGATGCCAGGATCGACGCCCTCGGGGCCGACCTCGGTGGGCGACTGGACCGACTCGACATGCGCCTCGATCGGGTCGAGTCACGCATCGACGCCCACGTCGAGCGGCACGCGGGCTGA